GCTGGATATCGCCAACGGCGAATTCGTCGCGCTGCTCGGCGCCTCGGGCTCGGGAAAATCCACGCTGCTGAACTTGATAGCCGGGCTTGATCGCCCGACTTCCGGCTCCATGGCCGTCAACGGCCGCGAGCTGGCACAGATGTCGGCGGAAGAGCTGGCACGCTACCGCCGTCACACCGTCGGCATGGTCTTCCAGGCGTTCAACCTGATTCCGACCATGACACTGCTGGAAAACGTCGCATTGCCCATGCGCTTCGCCGAGGTGGATCGTGGCGAGCGCGCCGCGCGTGCTCAACAAGCCTTGGAACGCGTGGGATTATCGGCGCGCGTCACGCATCGTCCGGTAGAGCTTTCCGGCGGCGAGCAGCAGCGCGCCTCCATCGCCCGCGCGCTCGTCAACCGCCCGTCGCTGCTGCTGGCCGACGAGCCAACCGGCAATCTCGACAGCCGCACCGGCGAGGAGATCATGAACTACCTGCGCGAATGCCATGACTCGCAGGGTCTGACCGTCCTGCTGGTCACACACGAGCGCCCGCTCGCCGACCGCTACGCGCAGCGCGTGCTCACGCTCGCCGATGGTGGTCTCGTGGACGACACGCGCGTGCCCGCAACTGCCGCACAGGTTCAGCGGGGCGAGCGATGAAAGCCCACGACGTCGTCGAGCTGGCGGCGCGCAACCTGCGCGAGTCCGTGCTGCGCAATTCGCTCACCACGATTGGCATC
This genomic stretch from Terriglobia bacterium harbors:
- a CDS encoding ABC transporter ATP-binding protein, yielding MPSLNTAAVSARDVTREYRMGNALIRAVSGITLDIANGEFVALLGASGSGKSTLLNLIAGLDRPTSGSMAVNGRELAQMSAEELARYRRHTVGMVFQAFNLIPTMTLLENVALPMRFAEVDRGERAARAQQALERVGLSARVTHRPVELSGGEQQRASIARALVNRPSLLLADEPTGNLDSRTGEEIMNYLRECHDSQGLTVLLVTHERPLADRYAQRVLTLADGGLVDDTRVPATAAQVQRGER